One genomic window of Candidatus Obscuribacterales bacterium includes the following:
- a CDS encoding NifU family protein: MELTITNVEQVLDELRPYLMSDGGNVELVELDGPVVRLRLQGACGSCPSSAMTLKMGIERRLRESIPEIVEVEQVL; encoded by the coding sequence ATGGAACTCACAATTACCAACGTTGAACAAGTCCTTGATGAACTTCGTCCCTACCTCATGTCCGATGGTGGTAACGTCGAACTTGTCGAACTTGATGGCCCAGTTGTACGGCTGCGACTGCAGGGAGCTTGCGGATCCTGCCCTAGCTCAGCCATGACCCTGAAAATGGGCATCGAACGCCGTCTCCGGGAATCCATTCCCGAAATTGTTGAGGTCGAGCAAGTTCTATAG